One part of the Pogoniulus pusillus isolate bPogPus1 chromosome 8, bPogPus1.pri, whole genome shotgun sequence genome encodes these proteins:
- the LRRC8C gene encoding volume-regulated anion channel subunit LRRC8C has product MIPVTEFRQFSEQQPAFRVLKPWWDVFTDYLSVAMLMIGVFGCTLQVMQDKIICLPKRVLPCQNQSNSSNVFNTIPDTTPIPPPKPSTPPATVEMKGLKTDLDLQQYSFINQVCYERALHWYAKYFPYLVLIHTLVFMLCSNFWFKFPGSSSKIEHFISILGKCFDSPWTTRALSEVSGEDSEEKDNRKNNVNKSNTAQPSTEGTLVKTQSLKSIPEKLVVDKGTPGALDKKEGEQAKALFEKVKKFRLHVEEGDILYVMYVRQTVLKVIKFLIIIAYNTALVSEVNFTVVCNVDIEDMTGYKNFCCNHTMAHLFSKLSYCYLCFVSIYGLTCLYTLYWLFYRSLKEYSFEYVRQETGIDDIPDVRNDFAFMLHMIDQYDPLYSKRFAVFLSEVSENKLKQLNLNNEWTADKLRQRLQTNSHSHLELQLFMLSGLPDTVFEITELQSLKLEIINNVMIPATIAQLDNLQELSLHQCSVKIHSAALAFLKENLKILSVKFDDIRELPHWMYGLRNLEELYLIGSLSHDISKNITLESFRELKSLKVLYIKSNLSKIPQSAVDVSSHLQKLCIHNDGTKLVMLNNLKKMVNLTQLELVHCDLERIPHAVFSLLSLQELDLKENNLKSIEEIVSFQHLRKLTILKLWYNSITYIPEHIKKLTSLERLSFSHNKIEVLPSHLFLCNKIRYLDLSYNDIRFIPPEIGVLQSLQYFSITCNKVESVPDELYFCKKLKTLKIGKNNLSVLSPKIGNLVVLSHLDIKGNHFEILPPELGECRALKRTGFTVEDTLFETLPSDVREQMKAE; this is encoded by the exons ATGATTCCCGTGACTGAGTTTCGGCAGTTCTCAGAGCAGCAGCCGGCGTTCAGAGTGCTGAAGCCTTGGTGGGATGTGTTCACAGACTATCTCTCCGTCGCCATGCTGATGATCGGTGTGTTTGGGTGCACCTTACAG GTCATGCAAGACAAGATAATATGCCTTCCAAAGCGTGTGCTGCCTTGCCAGAACCAATCTAATAGTTCAAATGTGTTTAACACAATCCCAGACACAACCCCCATTCCTCCACCCAAGCCATCCACCCCTCCAGCTACCGTTGAAATGAAAGGACTGAAAACTGATTTGGACCTTCAGCAATACAGCTTTATAAATCAGGTGTGCTATGAACGTGCTCTGCACTGGTATGCCAAGTACTTCCCTTACCTCGTCCTTATACACACGCTGGTCTTCATGCTCTGTAGTAACTTTTGGTTCAAATTCCCTGGATCAAGCTCCAAAATTGAACACTTCATTTCAATACTCGGGAAATGTTTTGACTCTCCCTGGACAACAAGAGCCTTATCTGAAGTGTCAGGGGAAGACTCTGAAGAGAAGGATAACAGGAAGAACAACGTAAACAAGTCTAATACTGCTCAGCCAAGCACTGAAGGCACTTTGGTCAAGACACAGTCTTTAAAATCAATCCCTGAGAAGTTAGTTGTGGATAAGGGAACACCTGGGGCATTAGATAAAAAAGAAGGTGAACAGGCCAAAGCACTGTTTGAAAAGGTGAAGAAATTTAGACTGCATGTTGAGGAAGGTGACATACTCTATGTCATGTATGTTCGCCAGACTGTACTTAAGGTCATTAAATTCCTTATTATAATTGCCTACAACACAGCACTTGTCTCAGAAGTTAACTTTACAGTAGTCTGTAACGTCGACATCGAAGACatgacaggctacaagaatttCTGCTGTAATCACACAATGGCACATCTGTTCTCTAAACTTTCTTACTGCTACCTGTGCTTTGTAAGCATCTATGGCCTCACATGCCTTTATACACTGTATTGGTTGTTCTACCGCTCGCTGAAGGAATATTCTTTCGAATACGTTCGGCAAGAGACGGGAATTGATGATATCCCAGACGTCAGGAATGACTTTGCTTTTATGCTTCACATGATCGATCAGTATGATCCTCTCTATTCCAAGCGGTTTGCTGTCTTCCTGTCTGAAGTCAGTGAAAATAAACTGAAGCAGCTGAACCTAAACAACGAGTGGACCGCAGATAAACTGCGACAGAGGCTGCAGACGAACTCCCATAGCCATTTGGAGCTGCAGCTTTTCATGCTTTCTGGACTGCCAGACACAGTATTTGAAATTACTGAGCTGCAGTCGTTAAAACTTGAGATAATTAATAACGTAATGATACCGGCAACCATTGCACAGTTGGACAATCTCCAGGAGCTCTCTCTGCACCAGTGCTCTGTGAAGATCCACAGCGCCGCCTTGGCGTTTCTGAAGGAGAACCTCAAGATCTTGAGCGTCAAGTTTGATGACATCAGAGAGCTTCCACACTGGATGTATGGCCTCAGAAATTTGGAAGAGCTCTATTTAATTGGCTCCTTAAGTCATGATATTTCCAAAAACATTACGCTGGAGTCTTTTCGAGAACTTAAAAGCCTTAAAGTTCTTTACATAAAAAGTAATTTGTCGAAAATCCCACAGTCTGCAGTGGATGTTTCAAGTCACCTGCAAAAATTGTGCATCCATAACGATGGCACCAAGTTAGTGATGCTCAACAACCTGAAGAAGATGGTCAACCTGACACAGCTGGAATTAGTTCATTGTGATTTAGAGCGCATACCTCATGCAGTCTTCAGCCTTCTCAGTCTTCAGGAATTGGATCTAAAGGAAAACAACCTCAAATCCATCGAAGAAATAGTAAGTTTTCAGCATCTGCGCAAACTGACGATCCTAAAGCTGTGGTACAACAGTATAACCTACATTCCAGAGCACATAAAGAAGCTCACCAGTCTCGAACGACTTTCCTTCAGCCATAACAAAATAGAGGTTCTTCCATCCCACCTGTTCCTATGCAACAAAATCAGATATTTGGATCTGTCTTACAATGACATTCGCTTTATCCCGCCTGAAATAGGAGTCCTGCAGAGTTTACAGTACTTTTCCATTACTTGCAACAAAGTGGAGAGCGTGCCAGATGAACTATACTTCTGCAAAAAGCTTAAGACTCTGAAAATTGGGAAAAATAACCTGTCAGTTCTTTCACCTAAGATTGGTAATTTGGTGGTCCTCTCCCACTTGGATATTAAAGGCAATCACTTTGAAATCCTCCCGCCTGAGCTTGGTGAATGCAGAGCTCTGAAGCGGACTGGTTTCACTGTAGAGGACACCTTATTTGAAACGTTGCCTTCCGATGTCAGGGAACAAATGAAAGCTGAGTAA